The Halictus rubicundus isolate RS-2024b chromosome 3, iyHalRubi1_principal, whole genome shotgun sequence genome includes a region encoding these proteins:
- the Emc6 gene encoding ER membrane protein complex subunit 6 codes for MLGKIKTKQEKGEIIAYSEAAVVNNAAVVEYCRISMAALSGGTAGLLGLTGLYGFGFYIFAVFGLWAMLLLKAGGQWKKYFISRRNLLTSGFFGGLFTYVLFWTFLYGMVHVY; via the exons ATGTTGGGGAAAATCAAAACAAAGCAAGAGAAGGGAG AAATTATTGCGTACAGTGAAGCAGCTGTTGTAAATAATGCTGCTGTTgtggaatattgtaggatatcaATGGCAGCTTTGTCAGGTGGTACAGCCGGTTTATTAGGATTAACAGGTTTATACGGTTTTGGATTCTACATTTTTGCAGTATTCGGATTATGG gcAATGTTATTGCTAAAAGCTGGAGGTCAGTGGAAGAAATACTTTATAAGCAGGCGAAATCTTTTAACAAGTGGATTTTTTGGAGGTCTATTT ACATATGTTCTATTTTGGAC ATTTTTATATGGTATGGTACATGTCTACTGA
- the Eaat-2 gene encoding excitatory amino acid transporter 2 — protein sequence MSLTQRISGAVAVLRGTSEVKETHTSCVDEIEKIPTEDESKARPQMTPLDRLQIVVDWIQENLLLVFTVIGVFLGLILGFLGRLADPSPPSIALFSFPGELLMRALKMFILPLIVSSLVSGMAQLDARSSGRMGFRALTYYTVTTILAAIIGILMVLLIHPGDPSIKSTITAPRPDDAKVSTLDAILDIIRNMVPDNLMQACFQQAQTTYVKKKVLIVGSANQSDYVLEPTLIYKDGTNVMGMIVFCITFGLVAGQIGPRGRLMVDFFVVLNEIIMKLVSIVVMWYSPFGIMCLIAGKIMSITNLAATAQMLALYMITVILGLLIHGIITLPAIYWFLTRKNPAVFFKGMLQAWVTALGTASSAATLPITFRCLEENNKIDPRVTRFVVAVGATVNMDGTALYEAVAAIFIAQMNGISLGIGEVITVSLTATLASIGAASIPSAALITMLIVLTALGLPTSDVSLLFAVDWLLDRIRTSINVLGDGYGAGIVYHLSKDDLDKMDQERKLEGLETGTPLEDISDSCRCVSAQPPEESSETKI from the exons ATGTCGTTGACGCAACGCATATCTGGGGCTGTTGCAGTCCTCAGGGGTACTTCGGAGGTCAAGGAAACTCACAC GTCGTGCGTCGACGAGATCGAGAAGATACCGACCGAGGACGAGAGCAAAGCGCGTCCCCAGATGACGCCGCTCGACAGATTGCAAATC gtagtggattggatacaagaGAACTTGCTTCTCGTCTTCACGGTGATCGGGGTCTTCTTGGGATTGATTCTGGGATTTCTTGGTCGGCTAGCGGATCCCTCGCCACCGTCCATCGCTCTCTTCAGTTTTCCCGGGGAGCTCCTCATGCGGGCGTTGAAGATGTTCATATTGCCCCTGATCGTCTCTTCGCTTGTCTCCG GAATGGCGCAGCTGGACGCGAGGAGCTCCGGTCGAATGGGATTCAGAGCTCTGACGTATTACACTGTGACGACCATTCTCGCGGCGATAATCGGTATCCTGATGGTGCTGCTGATCCATCCTGGTGATCCGAGCATCAAGTCGACGATCACCGCGCCCAGGCCGGACGACGCGAAAGTTTCCACGCTGGACGCGATCCTGGACATAATTAG AAACATGGTGCCGGATAACTTGATGCAGGCGTGCTTCCAGCAAGCGCAGACCACTTATGTAAAGAAGAAAGTGCTGATCGTAGGGAGCGCGAATCAGAGCGATTACGTCCTAGAGCCGACGTTAATCTATAAAGATGGAACGAACGTGATGGGCATGATAGTATTCTGCATCACGTTCGGCCTTGTCGCCGGTCAGATCGGTCCGCGCGGAAGATTGATGGTCGACTTCTTCGTGGTGCTGAACGAGATCATTATGAAGCTCGTCAGTATCGTTGTGATGTG GTACTCTCCATTCGGCATCATGTGTCTGATAGCCGGGAAAATAATGTCGATCACCAATTTGGCGGCAACCGCGCAGATGTTGGCTCTGTACATGATCACAGTGATCCTCGGCCTGCTGATCCACGGTATAATCACCCTGCCCGCGATATATTGGTTCTTAACGCGTAAAAATCCCGCTGTGTTCTTCAAGGGTATGTTACAGGCTTGGGTTACAGCTTTGGGGACGGCGTCCAG TGCGGCAACCTTGCCGATAACATTCCGCTGCCTcgaggaaaataataaaatcgatCCACGAGTGACTCGATTCGTGGTAGCGGTCGGTGCTACGGTCAACATGGACGGAACCGCGCTTTACGAGGCCGTCGCCGCGATTTTTATCGCCCAGATGAATGGAATTTCATTAGGAATAGGTGAAGTTATAACTGTAAG TCTTACAGCTACCCTGGCAAGCATAGGGGCGGCAAGTATTCCCAGCGCTGCCTTAATAACCATGTTAATTGTACTCACTGCTCTGGGCTTACCCACGAGCGACGTTTCTTTGCTGTTCGCTGTCGATTGGCTGTT GGATCGCATCAGGACATCCATAAACGTTCTGGGCGATGGTTACGGAGCCGGGATAGTGTACCATTTGAGCAAAGACGACCTAGATAAAATGGACCAAGAACGGAAGCTGGAAGGCCTTGAAACGGGTACACCTCTTGAGGACATCTCGGATAGCTGTCGATGCGTGAGCGCACAACCTCCTGAAGAAAGTTCCGAGACCAAGATCTGA
- the LOC143352911 gene encoding GPI alpha-1,4-mannosyltransferase I, catalytic subunit-like codes for MKSLARILTMNASFMKHCIIAFVLRITLVVYTNFHDKTFNVPYTDIDYKVFTDAARHMVAGRSPFERDTYRYTPLLALLLTPNIFLHENFGKILFSFVDVLIAVLIKRILSSQSCNEKVKHNCSLIWLYNPFTIIISTRGNADSVAVLLVMLTLDLFLQDKYMLAGLLHGLSIHFRLYPIVFSLPMYLSLNNKNLMPNKNQWKLVSSCVSFMILLTIVNYYFYGYKFLYESFIYHVVRKDTRHNFSVYFYMLYLSANHLPSIIQKMFTFLPQFILLLTLSYTYSKKSELPFAMFTQAMVMVTYNPVLTSQYFFWFLSLLPLCLPKFGISVKRSLCLCFIWLLSQGLWLLAAYLLEFRGLNTFTYIWLSSLLFFLVNTKALNDVIVYYKY; via the coding sequence ATGAAAAGTCTAGCtcgtattttaacaatgaaTGCATCATTTATGAAACATTGTATAATAGCCTTCGTGCTTAGAATAACTCTAGTAGTCTATACCAACTTTCACGATAAGACCTTCAATGTTCCATACACGGATATTGATTATAAAGTGTTTACGGATGCAGCGAGACACATGGTAGCAGGAAGATCTCCTTTTGAACGTGATACTTATCGTTATACACCATTACTCGCTCTCCTTTTGACACCAAATATCTTTTTACAtgagaattttggaaaaatcttaTTCTCTTTTGTTGACGTACTGATAGCAGTTTTGATAAAAAGAATTCTGTCTTCGCAAAGCTGTAATGAGAAAGTGAAGCACAATTGTTCTCTGATATGGCTATATAATCCTTTCACAATTATTATTTCGACTAGAGGAAATGCAGATTCTGTGGCTGTACTCTTAGTTATGTTGACCTTGGATTTATTTCTTCAAGATAAATACATGTTAGCAGGCTTACTACATGGTTTATCAATTCATTTCAgactatatcctattgtatttaGTTTACCAATGTATTTATCTCTTAATAACAAAAATCTAATGCCAAACAAGAATCAGTGGAAATTGGTGTCAAGTTGTGTATCTTTCATGATTCTTTTAACTAtcgtaaattattatttctatGGATATAAATTTCTGTATGAAAGTTTCATTTATCACGTGGTCCGTAAAGATACGAgacacaatttttccgtttacTTCTATATGCTGTATTTATCTGCAAATCATCTACCAAGCAtaattcaaaaaatgtttacgTTTTTACCGCAATTCATATTGCTACTGACCCTATCGTATACATACtcaaaaaaatctgaattacCATTTGCAATGTTTACACAAGCTATGGTAATGGTAACATACAATCCAGTGTTAACGTCGCAATACTTTTTCTGGTTTTTATCCCTGCTGCCACTGTGTCTTCCGAAATTTGGAATAAGTGTCAAAAGATCTCTATGCTTATGTTTTATCTGGCTCCTCAGCCAAGGTCTTTGGTTATTAGCCGCTTATCTGTTAGAATTTCGAGGACTAAACACTTTTACATATATTTGGCTTTCTAGTTTATTATTTTTCCTTGTAAATACTAAAGCCTTAAATGATGTTAtcgtatattataaatattag
- the LOC143352284 gene encoding periostin has translation MFDGHFIKILTLSVMLGATCAVRKTPWWNVNNTQREGPNVCAVEVNNDINYNYYTENREWNPRKICGKQTSVRYECCAGYYRVAGHSGCTGVKPLIDVIETARRVGSIKFARLLETSNLAEELRNGPPVTVFVPSEEAFDTYLRIKGILPEWLLDGNNYINLIANHIADRRILSSHWQANLLIPSRLQGNVLRINKFSSGMETVNCHRIVRKDQFSTNGVVHVIDGVLDLALAENSDIIELAAKDGRFGIFLRALENSELGSRIRYSDVPCTIFAPTDDAFRHLPKQQLDEMMANPGALNALIAYHIVTHPVCVPNVISEYRATTIQQQELTLNCGPHGTIVNQANLKTEMYHGKNGLLYILDRVLFPDRAKSIMESLKEEGLLTFLGIIRTAGLEESLRRLQHFTMFAPSETAMHSLSEQQLVTLQRNQKSARDFVLNHVVTGTYFTDEISSNQVARTLEVGIPLRFQVYRGTFGVENALIVKADKGCSNGVLHVISHVLHPAKESLDYILRREGNFSIWLDAMERIKGVQPDIYNNFHRANSSCTYFIPSDDAFRRLGNVKLRKLLEDNNYLTKTVKNHIVDNMMLSESFMPNLQYAIKTKENTVNVVRKNDKILVNDATFVKSDILNKAGVAHEINSVLLPENCPRGYRRTRDGFVRRMCI, from the exons ATGTTCGACGgacattttattaaaatattaacgcTATCAGTGATGCTGGGCGCGACTTGTGCGGTTCGAAAGACTCCGTGGTGGAATGTTAACAACACGCAAAGAGAAGG ACCCAATGTATGCGCTGTGGAGGTGAACAACGACATAAATTACAATTATTACACCGAGAACAGGGAGTGGAATCCTCGAAAGATTTGCGGCAAGCAGAC ATCCGTAAGATATGAGTGCTGCGCGGGGTACTATAGAGTCGCAGGGCATTCTGGGTGTACAGGAG TGAAACCATTAATCGACGTTATCGAGACTGCAAGACGCGTGGGATCGATCAAATTCGCACGACTGCTCGAGACGTCAAATTTGGCAGAGGAATTACGAAACGGTCCTCCTGTCACAGTCTTTGTTCCCTCCGAAGAAGCATTCGAT acTTACTTGAGGATAAAAGGAATCTTGCCAGAATGGTTGCTGGACGGTAATAACTATATAAATCTGATCGCAAATCATATAGCAGACAGAAGAATACTGTCGAGTCACTGGCAGGCGAATCTACTGATTCCGTCGAGATTGCAGGGAAACGTTTTAAGAATCAATAAATTTTCCAGCGGA ATGGAGACAGTAAACTGTCATCGAATTGTTCGCAAAGATCAATTTTCCACGAATGGCGTTGTGCACGTAATTGATGGGGTACTGGACCTTGCTCTGGCAGAAAATTCGGACATAATTGAGCTTGCCGCGAAAGATGGTAGATTCGGGATATTTCTAAGAGCACTCGAGAACAGTGAATTAGGGAGTAGAATTAGGTATAGCGACGTGCCGTGTACAATTTTTGCGCCCACGGACGACGCCTTCCGCCATCTTCCGAAACAACAGTTGGACGAGATGATGGCCAATCCTGGTGCATTAAATG CGTTAATTGCGTATCACATCGTTACGCATCCTGTATGCGTACCGAACGTAATTTCGGAGTATCGCGCGACCACGATACAGCAACAAGAATTGACTTTGAACTGCGGTCCGCACGGTACTATCGTGAATCAGGCCAATTTGAAAACTGAAATGTATCACGGGAAAAATGGACTCTTGTATATCCTGGATCGTGTACTATTTCCTGACCGag CAAAATCAATTATGGAGTCGCTGAAGGAAGAAGGACTGCTCACGTTTTTGGGGATAATTAGAACAGCTGGCCTAGAAGAGAGTCTGAGACGATTGCAACATTTCACGATGTTTGCGCCTTCCGAAACGGCTATGCACT CTCTGTCCGAGCAACAACTCGTGACATTGCAGAGGAACCAGAAGAGCGCTCGTGACTTCGTGCTGAATCATGTGGTTACAGGAACGTACTTTACCGACGAAATAAGCAGCAATCAA GTGGCCAGAACCCTCGAGGTGGGAATCCCTTTGCGCTTCCAAGTGTATCGAGGTACATTCGGTGTCGAGAACGCCCTCATTGTGAAAGCTGATAAGGGATGCAGCAACGGTGTTTTACACGTGATCAGTCACGTATTGCATCCAGCAAAGGAATCTTTGGACTATATCCTAAGGAGGGAGGGCAACTTTAG CATTTGGTTGGATGCAATGGAAAGGATTAAAGGCGTTCAACCGGATATATATAATAACTTCCATCGCGCAAATTCTTCCTGCACGTACTTTATTCCCTCGGATGACGCATTTAGACGCCTAGGAAACGTTAAACTTCGAAAGCTGCTGGAggacaataattatttaacaaag ACGGTGAAAAATCATATTGTGGACAATATGATGCTTTCAGAAAGTTTTATGCCGAATCTTCAGTATGCAATAAAAACAAAGGAAAATACGGTGAACGTTGTGAGGAAGAATGATAAAATACTG GTAAACGATGCAACGTTCGTGAAGAGTGACATTTTAAATAAAGCGGGTGTGGCACATGAGATAAACTCGGTGTTATTACCCGAAAACTGTCCTCGCGGATACCGGAGAACAAGAGACGGATTTGTAAGAAGAATGTGCATTTAA
- the LOC143352913 gene encoding cx9C motif-containing protein 4 produces MTSSDPCKKFACKLQQCLKDNVYQPSRCDTVIEEIRQCCIKHKSRSKVCEGIDISKPYEHNTVDYRKAQK; encoded by the exons ATGACAAGTTCTGATCCGTGTAAAAAGTTTGCATGCAAACTGCAACAGTGTTTGAAAG ACAACGTCTATCAACCGTCACGTTGTGATACTGTTATTGAAGAAATAAGGCAGTGTTGCATTAAACACAAAAGCCGATCAAAAGTTTGCGAAGGGATCGATATATCCAAGCCTTACGAGCACAATACTGTGGATTAT AGGAAAGCTCAAAAGTAG